From the genome of Pseudomonas migulae:
TCAGAAAGCGGTCAGCGAAGGTCGCTGGCAACAAGCGAAACAGTTCTGCCTGCTGGATTACCCGATCGTCGAACTGGAAGGCAAAACCCTGGGCTTGCTCGGTCACGGCGAGCTGGGCAGCGCGGTCGCACGACTGGCCGAAGCCTTCGGCATGCGCGTGCTGCTCGGGCAGATTCCGGGGCGCCCTGCCCGGCCGGACCGTTTGCCGCTGGATGAGCTGCTGCCGCAAATCGATGCATTGACGCTGCACTGCCCGCTCAACGAACACACACGTCACTTCATCGGCGCCCGCGAACTGGCCTCGATGAAACCGGGCGCCTTTGTGGTCAACACCGCCCGTGGTGGCTTGATCGACGAACAGGCACTGGCCGATGCCTTGCGCAACGGTCATCTGGGCGGCGCCGCCACCGACGTGTTGAGTGTCGAACCGCCGACCGCCGGCAACCCGTTACTCGCCACCGACATTCCACGCCTGATCGTCACACCGCACAACGCTTGGGGCAGTCGCGAGGCGCGGCAGCGGATCGTTGGCCAATTGACTGAAAACGCTCAGGGATACTTCAGCGGTAAGGCGCTGCGGGTCGTCAGTTGATAAACTGCGGCACTTTTTTTCAGGGAGCAGAGTATGGATCCGCGCAGTGAAGTACTGCTTCGTCAGGCCGAGTTATTCCAGGGTTCGGTGTTGCTGGCCGGTTTGCCCGCCGATGATTTGCTGGGGCGCCTGTCCGATGCGCATGGCTGGTGCTGGCACGCCGGCGATCAGGCCGCGCTGGACGCTCGTTTCGCCGAGCGCAGCCATTTCGGTGTGACTGCGCCCGAGCGCGAGTTCGAAACCGCGGTGGTGTTTCTGCCCAAGTCCAAGGATCTTACCGATTACATCCTCAACGCCCTGGCCTCGCGGCTGGCCGGTCGCGAGCTGTATCTGGTGGGTGAAAAACGCAGTGGCATCGAAGGTGCGGCCAAGCAACTGAATCCGTTCGGCAAGCCGCGCAAACTCGACAGCGCGCGTCATTGTCAGCTCTGGCAGGTCACCGTAGCCGATGCGCCAGCGGCCAAATCCCTGGAAAGCCTGGCTCAGACCTATGAGTTGCCGCTGGCCGAAGGTCCGTTGAAAGTCATCAGCCTGCCGGGTGTGTTCAGCCACGGTCGACTGGATCGCGGCAGTGCGTTGTTGCTTGAACATCTGGACAAATTGCCGAGCGGTCATTTGCTGGACTTCGGCTGCGGCGCGGGCGTTTTGGGCGCAGCGGTCAAACGTCGTTATCCGCACAACCAGGTCACGCTGCTCGACGTGGACGCTTTTGCGGCCGCCAGCAGTCGCCTGACCCTGGCTGCCAACGGTCTTGAAGCAGACGTCATTACCGGTGATGGCATCGATGCGGCGCCGATGGGTTTGAGTGCGATCCTGAGCAATCCGCCGTTCCACGTCGGCGTGCACACCGACTACTTCGCTACCGAGAACTTGTTGCGAAAAGCAGCCAAACATCTGAAAAACGGTGGCGAACTGCGCCTGGTTGCGAACAGCTTCCTGAAGTATCAACCGCTGATCGAAGAGCACCTTGGCGTCTGTGCGATCAAGGCTGAGGGACAGGGTTTTCGAATCTACCGGGCCAAACGCGGCTGAGAAATAAGTGCTTGCCTAACGGGTTTCGCCTAGGCAGAATCCGCTCCGTCCTAGGGGAGTAGTCTCCCACGAGCGCCATGCTCGTCCGGCATACGTCAACATACTTGGTCCTCAGACCATGGCGTATGCGACCCAAGCGTCCGCATCAGACGGATCGCCAGGGTTTGACAAGACCTATGACACGAACACCTTACCCGGGGCGGGAAGGCTGTACGTGTCATAGCCGTGTCGACCCGCCCCTTAGGAAAACCCTGATGCTGGATTCACTTCTCGTTCCCACCGCAATCGTTGCCTTGGCCGAAATCGGCGACAAGACGCAACTGCTCGCGCTGATTCTCGCTGCCCGTTTCCGCAAACCGTGGCCGATAATCGCCGGCATCGTTGCTGCCACCCTGGCCAACCACGCGGCAGCCGGTGCGGTAGGCGCCTGGGTCGGGAGCTTCTTCTCGGATTCGATGTTGCACTGGATTCTCGCCGCGAGTTTCACCGCGACGGCGTTGTGGACCCTGGTGCCGGACAAGATGGATGACGACGAAGCCAGCACCGCACGCAAGTTCGGGCCGTTCCTGACGACGCTGATTGCGTTCTTCCTCGCGGAAATCGGCGACAAGACCCAGATCGCAACCGTGATGCTCGCCGCGCAATACCCGGAACTGTGGCTGGTGATTATCGGCACCACCGCGGGTATGTTGATTGCCAACGTGCCAGTGGTGTTGGCGGGTAACTTTGCGGCGGACAAACTGCCCCTGACGTTGATCCGTCGCCTGGCGGCTTCGGCGTTCTTCGTCCTGGCGATTGTCGCGGTGTACAAGGCGATGCAGAGCAGCGGGTGGGTTTGATGCGTTAGGTCGGTAGACCGTCGTCGGAACGCCGCCCGGACCAAGCCCGCACCCACATTCGACCGTATTCAACATGAGAACACGGTCAAAATGTGGGAGCGGGCTTGCTCGCGAAGGCGTCTTCAAAGACGCCGCATGACCATCAGGATTTCGGCGCCTTCTCGTACAACGGCATCACCTTCGGAATTGCCGCCTGCAACGAAGCAATCCGACTGGACGACGCCGGGTGCGTGC
Proteins encoded in this window:
- a CDS encoding 2-hydroxyacid dehydrogenase yields the protein MTNPRRAVFLDHPSLDLGDLDLSPLRECFDDLQLFAQTTPDQVIERLKGATVAISNKILIDAAAIAASPELKLILITATGTNNVDLAAARAHGVTVCNCQGYGTPSVAQHTIMLLLNLATRLADYQKAVSEGRWQQAKQFCLLDYPIVELEGKTLGLLGHGELGSAVARLAEAFGMRVLLGQIPGRPARPDRLPLDELLPQIDALTLHCPLNEHTRHFIGARELASMKPGAFVVNTARGGLIDEQALADALRNGHLGGAATDVLSVEPPTAGNPLLATDIPRLIVTPHNAWGSREARQRIVGQLTENAQGYFSGKALRVVS
- a CDS encoding class I SAM-dependent methyltransferase; amino-acid sequence: MDPRSEVLLRQAELFQGSVLLAGLPADDLLGRLSDAHGWCWHAGDQAALDARFAERSHFGVTAPEREFETAVVFLPKSKDLTDYILNALASRLAGRELYLVGEKRSGIEGAAKQLNPFGKPRKLDSARHCQLWQVTVADAPAAKSLESLAQTYELPLAEGPLKVISLPGVFSHGRLDRGSALLLEHLDKLPSGHLLDFGCGAGVLGAAVKRRYPHNQVTLLDVDAFAAASSRLTLAANGLEADVITGDGIDAAPMGLSAILSNPPFHVGVHTDYFATENLLRKAAKHLKNGGELRLVANSFLKYQPLIEEHLGVCAIKAEGQGFRIYRAKRG
- a CDS encoding TMEM165/GDT1 family protein gives rise to the protein MLDSLLVPTAIVALAEIGDKTQLLALILAARFRKPWPIIAGIVAATLANHAAAGAVGAWVGSFFSDSMLHWILAASFTATALWTLVPDKMDDDEASTARKFGPFLTTLIAFFLAEIGDKTQIATVMLAAQYPELWLVIIGTTAGMLIANVPVVLAGNFAADKLPLTLIRRLAASAFFVLAIVAVYKAMQSSGWV